The Methylomicrobium agile genome has a segment encoding these proteins:
- the ispC gene encoding 1-deoxy-D-xylulose-5-phosphate reductoisomerase produces MKGICILGATGSIGVSTLDVVARHPDLYKVVALTANNNIDLLLDQCLRHRPELVVVADEAKAAAFRDKIAGTAVAGTRVLAGAEALAEAATLDNVDSVMAAIVGAAGLLPTLAAAKAGKTVLLANKEALVMSGNLFMQAIADSGAELLPIDSEHNAIFQCMPSAYKTGVTAQAARRILLTASGGPFRQTPIEDLVHVTPEQAVAHPNWDMGKKISVDSATMMNKGLEMIEACLLFNMKPEQIQVVIHPQSVIHSMVDYIDGTVLAQMGNPDMRIPIAHALAWSGRFESGAEPLNIFNVRRMDFEEPNLERFPCLRLAYKAIEAGGTMPAVLNAANEIAVDAFLNRRVRFTDIPAIIERSMDAIEVKAADSLEIVLDQDKLARTVSNRIIDQLAG; encoded by the coding sequence ATGAAAGGGATATGCATACTCGGCGCGACCGGTTCGATCGGCGTCAGCACGCTGGATGTGGTTGCCAGGCATCCCGATCTGTATAAAGTCGTTGCGCTGACCGCGAACAACAATATCGATCTTTTGCTTGACCAATGCCTGCGGCACCGGCCCGAACTGGTCGTCGTCGCCGACGAAGCGAAAGCCGCCGCATTCAGAGACAAGATTGCCGGCACTGCCGTGGCGGGAACCCGGGTACTGGCAGGAGCCGAAGCCTTGGCGGAGGCCGCCACGCTGGACAATGTCGATTCGGTGATGGCCGCAATCGTCGGCGCGGCCGGCCTGCTGCCGACATTGGCGGCCGCGAAGGCGGGCAAAACCGTCCTGCTGGCCAACAAGGAAGCGCTCGTAATGTCCGGCAATCTCTTCATGCAGGCGATCGCCGATTCCGGCGCCGAGCTGCTACCGATCGACAGCGAGCACAACGCGATCTTTCAGTGCATGCCGTCCGCTTATAAAACCGGCGTGACCGCGCAGGCGGCCCGGCGTATCCTGCTGACCGCGTCGGGCGGCCCATTCCGGCAGACCCCGATCGAAGACCTGGTGCATGTCACGCCGGAGCAGGCGGTTGCGCATCCGAACTGGGATATGGGCAAGAAAATCTCGGTCGATTCGGCGACCATGATGAACAAGGGGCTCGAAATGATCGAGGCCTGCCTGCTGTTCAACATGAAGCCCGAGCAGATTCAGGTCGTGATCCATCCGCAAAGCGTGATTCATTCGATGGTCGATTACATCGACGGCACCGTGCTTGCCCAGATGGGCAATCCGGACATGCGGATTCCGATCGCGCATGCATTGGCCTGGTCCGGCCGCTTCGAATCCGGCGCGGAGCCTTTGAATATTTTCAACGTGCGCCGGATGGATTTCGAAGAGCCCAACCTGGAGCGTTTTCCCTGTCTGCGCCTGGCCTACAAGGCGATCGAAGCCGGCGGCACGATGCCGGCGGTGTTGAACGCGGCGAACGAAATCGCGGTCGATGCCTTCCTGAACCGCCGGGTACGCTTTACCGACATTCCAGCCATCATCGAACGCAGCATGGATGCGATCGAGGTCAAGGCGGCCGATTCGCTCGAAATTGTTTTGGATCAGGATAAATTAGCCAGAACGGTGTCTAACCGGATAATCGATCAACTGGCCGGCTAA
- a CDS encoding isoprenyl transferase, which translates to MPSDNACINPTDNGIPRHIAIIMDGNGRWAQKRFMPRAVGHQAGVKAVRKIVEHCVRERVEVLTLFAFSSENWRRPPEEVSLLMELFMATLHAEIDKLHRNNIRLRFIGDRSRFSEALQKKMSEGETQTRNNTALTVVIAVNYGGRWDLCQAFRAVNQKVLAGELNPQDIDESLVSRHLSTADLPEPDLFIRTGGEQRVSNFLLWQLAYTELYFTDTLWPDFDQKSLEQAILSFKGRQRRFGHTGEQVLGKAVTL; encoded by the coding sequence ATGCCGTCAGACAACGCCTGTATTAATCCAACCGATAACGGGATTCCTCGCCATATCGCGATCATTATGGACGGTAACGGGCGTTGGGCGCAGAAGCGCTTCATGCCGAGGGCCGTGGGCCATCAAGCAGGCGTCAAGGCGGTCCGTAAAATCGTCGAACACTGTGTCCGCGAGCGCGTCGAGGTGTTGACGCTGTTCGCGTTCAGCAGCGAGAACTGGCGGCGGCCGCCGGAAGAAGTCTCTTTACTGATGGAGCTGTTCATGGCGACCTTACACGCCGAAATCGACAAGCTGCACCGGAACAATATTCGCCTGCGTTTTATCGGCGACAGAAGCCGTTTTTCCGAAGCTTTACAGAAGAAAATGTCCGAAGGGGAAACGCAAACCCGCAATAACACCGCCTTGACCGTGGTAATTGCGGTCAATTACGGCGGACGCTGGGATCTGTGCCAGGCGTTCCGCGCCGTCAATCAGAAAGTACTGGCCGGCGAGCTGAATCCGCAGGATATCGACGAAAGCCTGGTCAGTCGCCATTTATCCACCGCGGATTTGCCGGAACCGGATCTGTTCATCAGAACCGGCGGCGAGCAGCGCGTCAGTAATTTTTTATTGTGGCAGTTGGCCTACACCGAATTGTACTTTACCGACACGCTATGGCCCGATTTCGACCAAAAATCGCTCGAACAGGCCATCCTGAGCTTCAAAGGCCGGCAAAGGCGCTTCGGGCATACCGGCGAACAGGTACTCGGCAAAGCGGTCACTCTCTAA
- a CDS encoding phosphatidate cytidylyltransferase: protein MLLKRIITASILAALVATAVFTLPPEYFSLVLAVLTLVAAWEWLYLIDVQSIAKRLLFLLALILPMIGAHLWTQFLELLAQWTKWPEIRFYSGVIEWLVVPAVLFWIIVMLSIRNLPQTVLNLNPRLRYKMLIGWFILFTCWLFLTRLRVFYEPPMTMYFLVLIWVADISAYFVGKKYGKTKLAPDISPGKTVAGFYGAIVSGLVCAVVLSLFYGFNYVFAADFALLSMLTVLISVYGDLFFSVVKRQRGVKDSGAILPGHGGILDRVDSIVAAIPLFYAGIYLIYGLI from the coding sequence ATGTTGCTCAAGCGAATTATCACTGCATCGATTTTGGCCGCCCTCGTCGCTACGGCGGTATTTACGCTTCCTCCCGAATATTTCTCCCTGGTGCTCGCCGTCCTGACGCTGGTCGCGGCATGGGAATGGCTGTATCTGATCGATGTGCAATCGATCGCCAAGCGGTTGTTGTTCCTGCTGGCGCTGATTCTGCCGATGATCGGGGCCCATCTCTGGACCCAGTTTCTGGAACTGCTGGCGCAATGGACCAAATGGCCGGAGATCCGTTTTTACTCGGGGGTGATCGAATGGCTGGTAGTGCCGGCGGTTCTGTTCTGGATTATCGTGATGCTTTCGATCCGGAATCTGCCGCAGACGGTGCTGAATCTGAATCCGAGGCTGCGCTACAAGATGCTGATCGGCTGGTTCATCCTCTTCACCTGCTGGCTGTTCCTGACCCGGCTGCGGGTGTTCTACGAGCCGCCGATGACCATGTATTTCCTGGTGTTGATCTGGGTGGCCGACATTAGCGCGTATTTCGTCGGCAAAAAATACGGTAAAACCAAATTGGCGCCGGACATCAGCCCCGGCAAGACGGTGGCCGGCTTTTACGGGGCGATTGTGTCGGGTCTGGTCTGCGCAGTCGTTCTGAGTCTGTTCTACGGCTTCAATTACGTCTTTGCGGCCGACTTTGCGCTGTTGTCGATGCTGACCGTGCTAATTTCAGTTTATGGCGACCTGTTCTTCAGCGTGGTCAAACGCCAGCGCGGCGTCAAGGACAGCGGTGCGATCCTGCCGGGGCACGGCGGCATCCTGGATCGGGTCGATAGCATCGTTGCGGCGATCCCACTGTTCTATGCGGGCATTTACCTGATTTACGGGCTGATCTGA